In Triticum aestivum cultivar Chinese Spring chromosome 5B, IWGSC CS RefSeq v2.1, whole genome shotgun sequence, the following proteins share a genomic window:
- the LOC123116603 gene encoding SPX domain-containing membrane protein OsI_32082-like, with the protein MVNFSKKLTTDQVPGWEEYYFNYKLLKARVKVYTEQTKEGNHDRRRVLKDFSKLLDDEIEKIVLFMIEQQGLIAARLEELGKRRAVLEDIPLLQEITELREDYRAVGHDLVRLLKFVDLNANAVRKILKKFDERLGYKFTDYYVRSRSNHPYSQLQQVFKHVGIGAVVGALSRNLGDLEEREGSYLNIYDQNPLAIPKDPVIDMIKATADKLTNSTNFLRFLGQHALIRQGSIPDSPEEQQVSEDKYHFISLVLNLANTFLYMVNTYIVVPTADDYATSLGAAATVCGVIIGSMAVAQLFSSVYFSAWSNRSYFRPLLFSSVVLLLGNVMYALAYDFDSLAILLAGRVLCGMGSARAVNRRYISDCVPQRIRMQASAAFVSASALGMACGPAIAGLLQVNYKVYSVTINQDTLPGWVMAFGWLAYLVWLWISFKEPALGDADDEGHRQGSSGGSSRLGYRKQGLAGEYLLKQDAEGESDQEETPAPAAAPSIAEAYRLLTPSVKVQLLIYFMLKFSMEILLSESSVVTSYYFGWNTSSVAVFLAALGLTVLPINAVVGTYISNMFEDRQILVASEAVLLAGVALSFHVPGTAYTAAQYVCSALLTFVAAEVLEGVNLSLLSQVMPARLSRGTWNGGLLSTEAGTLARVAADGTITLAGYLGQGALLNATLLPSLLICAASIAATLSTYNSLFY; encoded by the exons ATGGTGAATTTCTCCAAGAAACTAACGACAGACCAGGTCCCAGGATGGGAGGA GTACTACTTCAACTACAAGCTGCTCAAGGCAAGGGTGAAGGTGTACACAGAGCAGACAAAGGAAGGCAATCACGACCGAAGACGCGTTCTCAAAGATTTCTCAAAGCTGCTTGACGATGAG ATTGAGAAGATAGTGCTGTTCATGATCGAACAGCAAGGGCTGATAGCGGCGCGGCTCGAGGAGCTAGGGAAGCGAAGGGCGGTGCTTGAGGACATCCCACTGCTCCAGGAGATAACTGAACTGAGAGAGGACTACAGGGCAGTCGGCCATGATCTTGTCAGGCTTCTGAAGTTCGTCGATCTCAACGCCAACGCGGTCCGGAAGATCCTGAAGAAGTTCGATGAGCGTCTCGGGTACAAGTTCACGGATTATTATGTCAGGAGCAGGTCGAACCACCCCTACTCTCAGCTCCAGCAGGTTTTCAAGCATGTG GGTATTGGAGCTGTTGTGGGGGCATTATCGCGCAACCTCGGCGACCTCGAGGAGCGCGAAGGAAGTTACCTGAATATCTATGACCAGAACCCACTGGCCATTCCAAAG GATCCCGTGATCGACATGATCAAGGCGACGGCGGACAAGCTGACCAACTCGACCAACTTCCTGCGGTTCCTGGGGCAGCACGCGCTGATCAGGCAGGGGAGCATCCCCGACTCGCCGGAGGAGCAGCAGGTGTCGGAGGACAAGTACCACTTCATCTCCCTGGTGCTCAACCTGGCCAACACCTTCCTCTACATGGTGAACACGTACATCGTCGTCCCCACGGCCGACGACTACGCCACCAGCCTCGGCGCCGCCGCCACGGTCTGCGGCGTCATCATCGGCTCCATGGCCGTGGCGCAGCTCTTCTCCTCCGTCTACTTCAGCGCCTGGTCCAACCGCTCCTACTTCCGCCCGCTGCTCTTCAGCAGCGTCGTGCTCCTCCTGGGCAACGTCATGTACGCCCTCGCCTACGACTTCGACTCCCTcgccatcctcctcgccggccGCGTGCTGTGCGGGATGGGGTCGGCGAGGGCCGTCAACCGGAGGTACATCAGCGACTGCGTTCCGCAGAGGATCCGGATGCAGGCGTCCGCGGCGTTCGTCAGCGCCAGCGCCCTCGGCATGGCCTGCGGCCCGGCGATCGCCGGCCTGCTCCAGGTCAACTACAAGGTGTATTCGGTCACCATCAACCAGGACACGTTGCCTGGCTGGGTCATGGCGTTTGGCTGGCTCGCGTACCTGGTTTGGCTGTGGATCTCGTTCAAAGAGCCGGCTCTCGGCGACGCCGACGATGAAGGTCACCGTCAGGGTTCCTCCGGCGGCTCCTCAAGATTAGGATACCGGAAGCAAGGGCTTGCGGGTGAATACCTGCTGAAGCAGGACGCTGAGGGCGAGAGCGACCAGGAGGAGACGCCGgctccggcggcagcgccgtcGATCGCCGAGGCGTACAGGCTGCTGACGCCGTCGGTGAAGGTGCAGCTGCTGATCTACTTCATGCTCAAGTTCTCCATGGAGATCCTGCTGTCGGAGTCGAGCGTGGTGACGAGCTACTACTTCGGGTGGAACACGAGCTCGGTTGCGGTGTTCCTGGCGGCGCTGGGGCTGACGGTGCTCCCCATCAATGCCGTAGTGGGCACCTACATCAGCAACATGTTCGAGGACCGGCAGATCCTGGTGGCGTCGGAGGCGGTGCTGCTGGCGGGCGTGGCGCTGAGCTTCCACGTGCCGGGGACGGCGTACACGGCGGCGCAGTACGTGTGCTCGGCGCTGCTGACGTTCGTGGCGGCGGAGGTGCTGGAGGGGGTGAACCTGTCGCTGCTGTCGCAGGTGATGCCGGCGCGGCTGTCCCGCGGCACGTGGAACGGCGGGCTGCTGTCGACCGAGGCCGGCACGCTGGCGCGGGTGGCCGCCGACGGGACCATCACGCTGGCCGGGTACCTCGGGCAGGGGGCGCTGCTGAACGCCACGCTGCTGCCGTCGCTGCTCATCTGCGCCGCGTCCATCGCCGCCACGCTCTCCACCTACAACTCGCTCTTCTACTAG